From Streptomyces griseorubiginosus, one genomic window encodes:
- the fxsT gene encoding FxSxx-COOH system tetratricopeptide repeat protein: MFGAELFTQTAAAAAGTMVGLMTTDAWQVARHRIARFLRREDVERLDRARAELDAAPPGRQQVILRQQREEWDSTLRGLLERDPTLSGLLTEFVQEFSGMVRPVFIQVQQPPAPLEPARAPGALTVAPPLGRLDRRVRGRGPLLDTLKQLVGKPTSGVRVLHGMGGSGKTTVALEIAAYAAALNVDVWWVTAKNPAALSAGMREVVAALGTPADLIDRAWSGRSSATDLLWRRLCDTASPWLLVVDNADEPEHLAPYGRLAEGTGWIRPAAELPGLVLITSRDSSPTTWGPWATLHSVDALEEDDATEVLWDLAGERAGSREDARMLTRRLGGLPLALRIAGSHLAAASAFPAWPGTTTVRTYADYRVALDERFTELLDQRPPGQQGGTYSVPVTGTWELSLDLLERRGIVQARPLMRLLCCLGEAPVPLVGLLRPDRLAASSLLPGITPQELYTALTALADFGLVELHTPPGGDDHARTLVLHPLVRDAGRLQRDLAEHWEEYAAVVADLVVCATAELSEDDPRDWPRWRLLLPHCDAPLALMGDPYEAEDELVSKALRAAAAGARHLFRRGWLDRAEEVLDACEPVVLACGPRDPDALEVRAAAAHLLHMRGRLSAAESLFRTVLEDTRALFGDAAAETADARYALANLLNGRGRPVEAETEYRAVHATRRALLGERDPRTLAARKGVAWMARYRGLLAEAEEEYRLLLDAYRETLGADHPDTLVTRHEMAQVLHERGMFRQAELELRETLEVCARVLGERHPSTLAVRHDLADVLRDRGLLAEAEREFRTVLATRADAYGEDHPETVSARHGLATVLRDRGWPGDAETEFREVFEVQRRLLGDMHPHTLVVRHNLADLLMERGQLEAAEAEFREVYAARREVLGEQHLLTLSVRHGAAHVLHLRGHVERAETEYRTVLSDCVDTLGPRHPGTLAVRHNLADLLKDQGRFAAAEQEFREVYEARRTVLGEQHLLTLSVRHGAAHVLHLRGHVERAETEYRTVLADCVDTLGPRHPGTLAVRHNLADLLRLKGELAEARTEFTEVREACEEVLGLRHPRTLAAGEALARLRTEDGDHTPRDPDSAAAGS, from the coding sequence ATGTTCGGGGCAGAGTTGTTCACCCAGACCGCTGCCGCCGCCGCGGGCACGATGGTGGGGCTGATGACCACCGACGCCTGGCAGGTGGCCCGGCACCGGATCGCGCGGTTCCTGCGCCGGGAGGACGTGGAGCGGCTGGACCGCGCGCGGGCGGAGCTGGACGCCGCGCCGCCGGGGCGGCAGCAGGTCATCCTGCGGCAGCAGCGGGAGGAGTGGGACAGCACCCTGCGCGGTCTGCTGGAACGCGACCCCACGCTGTCCGGGCTGCTGACGGAGTTCGTCCAGGAGTTCTCCGGCATGGTGCGCCCGGTCTTCATCCAGGTCCAGCAGCCGCCGGCCCCGCTGGAGCCCGCCCGTGCCCCGGGTGCGCTGACCGTCGCTCCTCCGCTGGGCCGACTCGACCGCCGGGTGCGCGGCCGCGGGCCGCTACTGGACACGCTCAAGCAGCTGGTGGGCAAGCCGACTTCGGGTGTGCGGGTGCTGCACGGCATGGGCGGGAGCGGGAAGACCACGGTCGCCCTGGAGATCGCCGCGTACGCCGCCGCGCTGAACGTCGACGTGTGGTGGGTGACGGCGAAGAACCCCGCCGCGCTGAGCGCGGGGATGCGCGAGGTGGTGGCCGCGCTGGGCACCCCCGCCGACCTCATCGACCGTGCCTGGTCCGGGCGTTCGAGCGCGACCGATCTGCTGTGGCGGCGGCTGTGCGACACCGCGAGCCCCTGGCTGCTGGTGGTGGACAACGCCGACGAGCCCGAACACCTGGCGCCCTACGGCCGGTTGGCGGAGGGCACGGGATGGATCCGGCCCGCCGCCGAGCTGCCGGGGCTGGTGCTGATCACCAGCCGGGACAGCAGCCCGACGACCTGGGGGCCGTGGGCCACGCTGCACTCGGTCGACGCCCTGGAGGAGGACGACGCCACCGAGGTGCTCTGGGACCTCGCCGGGGAGCGGGCCGGATCCCGCGAGGACGCCCGGATGCTGACCCGCCGGCTCGGCGGACTGCCGCTGGCGCTGCGCATCGCCGGCTCGCATCTCGCGGCGGCCTCCGCCTTCCCCGCCTGGCCGGGCACCACGACCGTGCGGACGTACGCCGACTACCGCGTGGCGCTCGACGAGCGCTTCACCGAACTCCTCGACCAGCGCCCGCCCGGGCAGCAGGGCGGCACCTACTCCGTCCCGGTGACCGGCACCTGGGAGCTGTCCCTGGACCTCCTGGAGCGGCGGGGCATCGTCCAGGCCAGGCCGCTGATGCGGCTGCTGTGCTGCCTGGGCGAGGCCCCGGTACCGCTGGTGGGTCTGTTACGCCCGGACCGGCTGGCGGCCTCCTCGCTGCTGCCCGGGATCACCCCCCAGGAGCTGTACACCGCGCTCACCGCGCTCGCCGACTTCGGCCTGGTCGAGCTGCACACCCCGCCCGGCGGCGACGACCACGCCCGCACCCTGGTGCTGCACCCGCTGGTCCGGGACGCCGGCCGGCTCCAGCGGGACCTCGCCGAGCACTGGGAGGAGTACGCGGCCGTCGTCGCCGACCTGGTCGTCTGCGCCACTGCCGAGCTGAGCGAGGACGACCCGCGCGACTGGCCTCGCTGGCGGCTGCTGCTCCCGCACTGCGACGCCCCGCTGGCCCTGATGGGCGACCCGTACGAGGCCGAGGACGAGCTGGTCTCCAAGGCGCTGCGGGCGGCGGCGGCCGGGGCCCGGCATCTGTTCCGGCGGGGCTGGCTGGACCGCGCGGAGGAGGTGCTCGACGCGTGCGAGCCGGTGGTGCTCGCCTGCGGCCCGCGCGATCCCGACGCGCTCGAAGTACGGGCCGCCGCGGCCCACTTGCTGCACATGCGCGGTCGCCTGTCCGCGGCCGAGTCGCTGTTCCGTACGGTGCTGGAGGACACCCGGGCGCTGTTCGGCGACGCGGCCGCCGAGACCGCCGACGCCCGGTACGCGCTCGCGAACCTGCTCAACGGGCGGGGCCGCCCGGTGGAGGCGGAGACCGAGTACCGCGCGGTGCACGCCACGCGCCGGGCCCTGCTGGGCGAGCGCGACCCCCGCACCCTCGCCGCTCGCAAGGGCGTGGCCTGGATGGCCCGTTACCGGGGGCTGCTCGCGGAGGCCGAGGAGGAGTACCGCCTGCTCCTGGACGCCTACCGGGAGACCCTCGGCGCCGACCATCCCGACACCCTGGTCACCCGGCACGAGATGGCCCAGGTGCTGCACGAGCGCGGGATGTTCCGCCAGGCCGAGCTGGAGCTGCGGGAGACGCTGGAGGTGTGTGCGCGGGTGCTGGGCGAACGCCACCCGAGCACGCTCGCGGTGCGCCACGACCTCGCCGACGTGCTGCGCGACCGCGGTCTGCTGGCCGAGGCCGAGCGCGAGTTCCGTACGGTGCTGGCGACGCGCGCCGACGCCTACGGCGAGGACCACCCGGAGACCGTGTCCGCCCGGCACGGCCTGGCCACCGTGCTGCGCGACCGGGGCTGGCCCGGTGACGCGGAGACCGAGTTCCGGGAGGTCTTCGAGGTGCAGCGCCGGCTGCTCGGCGACATGCACCCGCACACCCTGGTGGTCCGCCACAACCTGGCCGACCTGCTGATGGAGCGGGGGCAACTGGAGGCGGCGGAGGCGGAGTTCAGGGAGGTGTACGCGGCGCGCCGCGAGGTGCTGGGCGAACAGCACCTGCTGACCCTGTCCGTACGGCACGGCGCCGCGCACGTCCTGCACCTGCGCGGGCATGTCGAGCGGGCGGAGACCGAGTACCGCACGGTGCTCTCGGACTGCGTCGACACCCTGGGCCCCCGTCACCCCGGCACCCTCGCGGTCCGGCACAACCTCGCCGACCTGCTCAAGGACCAGGGCCGGTTCGCGGCCGCGGAACAGGAGTTCAGGGAGGTCTACGAGGCCCGGCGGACCGTGCTCGGCGAACAGCACCTGCTGACCCTGTCCGTACGGCACGGCGCCGCGCACGTCCTGCACCTGCGCGGGCATGTCGAGCGGGCGGAGACCGAGTACCGCACGGTGCTCGCGGACTGCGTGGACACGCTGGGGCCACGGCATCCGGGGACCTTGGCGGTCCGGCACAACCTGGCCGACCTGCTGCGCCTCAAGGGTGAACTCGCCGAGGCCCGGACGGAGTTCACGGAGGTGCGGGAGGCCTGCGAGGAGGTGCTGGGGCTACGCCACCCGCGGACGCTGGCCGCCGGGGAGGCGCTGGCCCGCCTGCGGACCGAGGACGGTGATCACACGCCCCGCGATCCCGACTCCGCGGCGGCCGGTTCGTAG
- a CDS encoding class I SAM-dependent methyltransferase, producing the protein MTPRYLSNPGEPVYDVDARRYVDVTDPRDEADLHDVFTDIYRTNRWGSDETRSGPGSELQRMKRVIAQLGALIKDLGVRSVLDAPCGDFNWMRYVELHGASYLGGDVVADLVAANRANHPGPGREFQLLDFTAQPVPRVDLIVCRDALVHFSYQHVVEALTRFRESGSRYLLTTTFPRTPANTDIVTGWWRPIDLCKAPFGLPEPLQVIDDDESDDFYDDKTLALWDLSRIPSRFPGYEPAAAESGSRGV; encoded by the coding sequence TTGACCCCGCGGTACCTGAGCAATCCTGGGGAGCCCGTCTACGACGTGGACGCGCGGCGCTACGTCGACGTCACGGACCCCCGTGACGAGGCCGACCTCCACGACGTGTTCACGGACATCTACCGCACCAACCGCTGGGGTTCCGACGAGACCCGCTCAGGACCGGGCTCCGAGCTACAGCGCATGAAGCGGGTGATCGCCCAACTCGGCGCTCTCATCAAGGACTTGGGTGTCCGGTCGGTCCTGGACGCGCCCTGCGGCGACTTCAACTGGATGCGGTACGTCGAACTGCACGGCGCCTCCTACCTCGGCGGGGACGTGGTCGCGGACCTCGTCGCTGCCAACCGCGCCAACCACCCGGGCCCGGGACGGGAGTTCCAGCTGCTCGACTTCACCGCGCAGCCGGTGCCGCGGGTCGACCTCATCGTGTGCCGGGACGCCCTCGTGCACTTCTCCTACCAGCACGTGGTGGAGGCCCTGACCCGGTTCCGGGAGAGCGGCTCGCGCTATCTCCTCACCACCACCTTCCCCCGGACACCGGCCAACACCGACATCGTCACCGGCTGGTGGCGCCCCATCGACCTGTGCAAGGCACCCTTCGGCCTGCCCGAGCCGCTCCAGGTCATCGACGACGACGAGTCCGACGACTTCTACGACGACAAGACCCTCGCCCTGTGGGACCTCAGCCGGATCCCCTCCCGTTTCCCGGGCTACGAACCGGCCGCCGCGGAGTCGGGATCGCGGGGCGTGTGA
- a CDS encoding damage-control phosphatase ARMT1 family protein, whose amino-acid sequence MSVSAAVVLASEPGSFPHSVLAERHPAIIAQVREAFPYGPDQHRALDALLDNCTKGVIEPLPGGAWAEWGIDTHLGQSWFDVPWLWSESYFYRRLLDAVGYFEPGPWQGIDPFRPAKLTELDSPETDQELAALDELASRSVEERGAALLHGSLWGNRADLGFRLSDGRAEGRDAVPDLVADDSERLWTLLDGTGTLCLIADNAGRELIPDLLLLAHLLEHGRIERAVLHVKPYPYYVSDATTADVVDALRRLVRAQGEAAGYGRRLWDAMADGRLDVRAHAFSCAPLPYADMPDDLRTEIGGAALTVLKGDLNYRRLVGDRWWAPTTSFAETTAHFPGPVAALRTLKSDVITGLDARTEAALVEAEGQRWRTGGTHALIQVRP is encoded by the coding sequence ATGTCTGTCAGCGCCGCCGTAGTCCTCGCCAGTGAACCCGGCTCCTTCCCGCACAGCGTGCTCGCCGAGCGGCACCCCGCGATCATCGCGCAGGTGCGGGAGGCCTTCCCCTACGGCCCCGACCAGCACCGTGCCCTCGACGCGCTGCTCGACAACTGCACCAAGGGCGTGATCGAGCCGCTCCCCGGCGGGGCGTGGGCCGAGTGGGGCATCGACACCCACCTCGGGCAGTCCTGGTTCGACGTGCCCTGGCTCTGGTCCGAGAGCTACTTCTACCGCCGGCTCCTCGACGCCGTCGGCTACTTCGAACCCGGCCCCTGGCAGGGCATCGACCCCTTCCGGCCCGCCAAGCTCACCGAGCTCGACTCCCCGGAGACGGACCAGGAACTGGCCGCGCTGGACGAGCTCGCCTCCCGGTCCGTCGAGGAGCGGGGCGCGGCCCTGCTGCACGGCTCGCTGTGGGGCAACCGCGCCGACCTCGGGTTCCGGCTCTCCGACGGCCGGGCCGAGGGACGGGACGCCGTACCCGATCTGGTCGCCGACGACAGCGAACGGCTGTGGACGCTGCTCGACGGCACCGGCACGCTGTGCCTGATCGCCGACAACGCCGGGCGCGAACTCATCCCCGACCTGCTCCTCCTCGCCCACCTCCTCGAACACGGGCGCATCGAGCGGGCCGTCCTGCACGTGAAGCCGTACCCCTACTACGTCTCCGACGCGACCACCGCCGACGTCGTCGACGCGCTGCGCCGGCTGGTGCGGGCGCAGGGGGAGGCCGCAGGGTACGGGCGGCGGCTGTGGGACGCCATGGCGGACGGGCGGCTCGACGTCCGCGCGCACGCGTTCTCCTGCGCGCCGCTGCCGTACGCCGACATGCCCGACGACCTGCGTACGGAGATCGGCGGAGCCGCGCTGACCGTGCTGAAGGGGGACCTCAACTACCGGCGTCTGGTCGGGGACCGGTGGTGGGCGCCCACCACGTCCTTCGCCGAGACGACCGCCCATTTCCCGGGGCCGGTCGCCGCGCTGCGCACACTGAAGTCCGATGTGATCACCGGGCTCGACGCCCGCACGGAGGCCGCGCTGGTCGAGGCGGAGGGGCAGCGCTGGCGGACCGGCGGGACCCACGCGCTCATCCAGGTCCGGCCCTGA
- a CDS encoding ScbR family autoregulator-binding transcription factor, whose protein sequence is MPRQLRAEQTRATIITAAADLFDRRGYESTSLSDIVEHAQVTKGALYFHFAAKDDLAHAIMEIQSRTSRQVAGDVEARGCTSLEALVRITFQIARLSVEGPILRAGLRLATGGVEVRAPLRHPFTEWLDLATGKLLGAVKESDLHPDTDVDAVAHSLVCFFVGTRVVGPHLEPVGRQPRRLAQMWHVMIRGLVPVPRRARYLALVSQLEQESRGV, encoded by the coding sequence ATGCCGAGGCAGTTACGCGCTGAACAGACCCGAGCGACGATCATCACCGCCGCCGCCGATCTGTTCGACCGTCGTGGCTATGAATCGACCAGTCTCAGCGACATCGTCGAGCACGCCCAAGTCACCAAGGGTGCGCTGTACTTCCACTTCGCGGCGAAGGACGACCTCGCCCACGCGATCATGGAGATACAGTCCCGGACCTCGCGACAGGTTGCCGGGGACGTGGAGGCACGCGGCTGCACCTCGCTGGAGGCGCTGGTCCGGATCACCTTCCAGATAGCGCGGTTGTCGGTCGAGGGGCCCATACTGCGGGCCGGACTCCGGCTCGCCACGGGCGGAGTCGAGGTGCGGGCACCGCTGCGACACCCGTTCACCGAGTGGCTCGACCTCGCGACGGGGAAACTGCTCGGCGCGGTCAAGGAGTCCGACCTCCACCCGGACACCGACGTGGACGCGGTCGCCCACTCGCTCGTCTGCTTCTTCGTCGGGACACGCGTGGTGGGACCGCATCTGGAGCCGGTCGGGCGGCAGCCGCGGCGGCTCGCCCAGATGTGGCACGTGATGATCCGGGGGCTGGTGCCGGTTCCCCGCCGGGCCCGGTACCTGGCACTGGTGAGCCAGCTGGAGCAGGAGTCGAGAGGCGTCTGA
- a CDS encoding ScbA/BarX family gamma-butyrolactone biosynthesis protein: MPELRQFAQFPSGPGPLTATVPRELVHRVSVAETLLTGWTRTGPDRFSLTAQWPRAHQLHVSADRSAYEPLLVAETVRQCGALLAHTAYEVPIGHQFVLRDLRVDTRPEHLAVGATPAEPVVDITVDEVRRRAGRPAALSYDAVVHLGPERVATGRIAVSWTKEAVYRRLRGGRTADVGALRLPRPTPTPLPADVVGRALSTDVLLSPADRPDRWRLRVDTAHPVFFDHPLDHIPGMLLLEAARQAVRAHGGADGPVPASFHATFHQFAELDRPVWIEVSDTGGTDVQVVALQGESVAFVCRAGAVAG; this comes from the coding sequence ATGCCAGAGTTGCGGCAGTTCGCACAGTTCCCGTCCGGGCCCGGGCCCCTGACGGCGACCGTCCCCCGTGAACTCGTGCACCGCGTGTCCGTCGCGGAGACCCTCCTCACCGGCTGGACCAGGACCGGACCCGACCGTTTCAGCCTCACCGCCCAGTGGCCGCGCGCCCACCAGTTACACGTGTCGGCGGACCGCTCGGCCTATGAGCCGCTGCTGGTTGCAGAAACGGTCCGCCAGTGCGGGGCACTGCTCGCCCACACCGCCTACGAGGTCCCCATAGGTCATCAGTTCGTCCTTCGGGACCTGCGTGTCGACACCCGCCCCGAGCACCTGGCCGTAGGCGCCACCCCCGCCGAACCCGTCGTCGACATCACCGTCGACGAGGTCCGCCGGCGCGCCGGCCGACCCGCCGCGCTGAGCTACGACGCCGTGGTCCACCTCGGGCCGGAGCGCGTCGCGACCGGCCGCATCGCCGTGAGCTGGACGAAGGAGGCCGTCTACCGCCGGTTGCGCGGGGGGCGTACCGCCGACGTGGGGGCCCTGCGGCTGCCCCGGCCGACGCCGACGCCCTTGCCGGCCGACGTGGTGGGACGGGCCCTGTCCACCGACGTGCTCCTGTCACCCGCCGACCGCCCCGACCGCTGGCGGCTCAGGGTCGATACCGCGCACCCCGTTTTCTTCGATCACCCGCTGGACCACATCCCCGGCATGCTCCTCCTGGAGGCCGCCCGCCAGGCCGTACGGGCGCACGGCGGCGCGGACGGCCCGGTGCCCGCGTCCTTCCACGCCACGTTCCACCAGTTCGCCGAGCTGGACCGGCCGGTCTGGATCGAGGTGAGCGACACGGGCGGCACCGACGTACAAGTCGTAGCGCTGCAAGGGGAGTCGGTGGCCTTCGTATGCCGTGCAGGTGCCGTCGCAGGGTGA
- a CDS encoding ScbR family autoregulator-binding transcription factor, translating to MARQERAIRTRRTIVEAAGAVFDEHGYAASTIAMVLERAEVTKGALYFHFPSKESLAQAVLDEQLSLGAVPPHPCKLQEIVDMTFVFGQRLRTNSLLKGSVRLTVDQCAPPGVDHTGPFRQWGEHLTGMLQGAREQGELLPTVEPRETADLLVGAFAGVQLMSRALHERADLGHRISVMWAHILPSIAVPGLLTGLDSRPDRGARLLALIEGRELVGAEA from the coding sequence GTGGCGAGACAGGAGCGCGCCATCAGGACACGCAGGACGATCGTGGAGGCCGCGGGCGCCGTCTTCGACGAGCACGGGTACGCCGCGAGCACCATCGCGATGGTGCTGGAGCGGGCCGAAGTCACCAAAGGCGCCCTGTACTTCCACTTCCCCTCCAAGGAGTCCCTCGCCCAGGCGGTGCTCGACGAGCAGTTGTCGCTGGGGGCCGTGCCGCCGCATCCGTGCAAGCTCCAGGAGATCGTCGACATGACGTTCGTCTTCGGGCAGCGGCTGCGGACCAACTCCCTGCTGAAGGGCAGCGTGCGGCTGACGGTGGACCAGTGCGCGCCGCCCGGGGTCGATCACACGGGGCCGTTCAGGCAGTGGGGCGAGCACCTGACGGGGATGCTGCAAGGGGCTCGGGAACAGGGCGAGTTGCTGCCCACGGTGGAGCCGCGGGAGACGGCTGACCTGCTGGTCGGGGCGTTCGCCGGAGTGCAGTTGATGTCACGGGCGCTGCACGAGCGCGCGGATCTCGGGCACCGGATCTCCGTGATGTGGGCCCACATACTGCCGAGCATCGCGGTGCCGGGACTTCTGACCGGCCTCGACAGCCGTCCCGACCGCGGGGCACGGCTGCTGGCGCTGATCGAGGGCCGGGAACTGGTGGGCGCGGAGGCCTGA
- a CDS encoding S8 family peptidase, translated as MRTSPSLRRKLITAAAVSAALLSVGTASVAVAQDTPAQDTAVPAALTEAAPGVQAERLIVGYKSGAAEATSNKAAEADAAAKDADFQRRLGTGAALVDLGADPSKAEVADAVAEFKADPQVAYVVPDRLNKPQADPNDTEYAKQWDLFESTAGMNVPGAWATSTGTGVTVAVIDTGYVTHSDLAANIVGGYDFISDTAVSVDGNGRDSNPADPGDYYAANECGAGIPASTSSWHGTHVAGTIAAVTNNSKGVAGIAYGAKISPVRVLGKCGGYDSDIIDAITWASGGTVSGVPANTNVAKVINMSLGGDGACTSATQTAINNAVSRGTTVVVAAGNDNENVSGHSPGNCNNIISVAATNRTGAKASYSNYGSLVDISAPGGQTSTGTANGILSTLNSGASTPSSESYAYYQGTSMATPHIAGLVALVKSANSSLTPAQIETAIKNNARPLPGACSGGCGAGLADAAKTVAAVSGGGTTTGTTFSNTTAVAVPDNGSAIESAITVSGRTGNAPSTLQVGVDITHTYRGDLVIGLVAPDGTVYSLKTASSSDSADNVNTTYTVNASSETANGTWKLRVQDTAAQDTGTLNSWKLTF; from the coding sequence TTGCGTACCTCCCCCTCCCTCCGGCGGAAGCTGATAACCGCCGCGGCCGTCTCCGCGGCCCTGCTCTCCGTCGGCACGGCCTCCGTCGCCGTCGCCCAGGACACCCCCGCGCAGGACACCGCCGTCCCGGCCGCGCTCACCGAGGCCGCCCCCGGCGTCCAGGCCGAGCGCCTCATCGTCGGCTACAAGTCCGGCGCCGCCGAGGCCACCTCGAACAAGGCCGCCGAGGCCGACGCCGCCGCCAAGGACGCCGACTTCCAGCGCAGACTCGGCACCGGGGCCGCCCTCGTCGACCTGGGCGCGGACCCCAGCAAGGCCGAAGTCGCCGACGCCGTCGCCGAGTTCAAGGCGGACCCGCAGGTCGCCTACGTCGTACCGGACCGCCTGAACAAGCCGCAGGCCGACCCGAACGACACCGAGTACGCCAAGCAGTGGGACCTGTTCGAGTCCACGGCCGGCATGAACGTGCCCGGCGCCTGGGCGACGTCGACCGGCACCGGCGTCACCGTCGCCGTCATCGACACCGGTTACGTCACCCACTCGGACCTCGCCGCGAACATCGTCGGCGGCTACGACTTCATCTCCGACACGGCGGTCTCCGTCGACGGCAACGGCCGCGACAGCAACCCCGCCGACCCGGGCGACTACTACGCGGCCAACGAGTGCGGCGCGGGCATCCCGGCCTCCACCTCCTCCTGGCACGGCACGCACGTCGCCGGCACCATCGCCGCGGTCACGAACAACAGCAAGGGCGTCGCCGGCATCGCGTACGGCGCGAAGATCTCCCCGGTGCGCGTCCTCGGCAAGTGCGGCGGCTACGACTCCGACATCATCGACGCCATCACCTGGGCGTCCGGCGGCACCGTCTCCGGCGTGCCCGCCAACACCAACGTCGCCAAGGTCATCAACATGAGCCTCGGCGGCGACGGCGCCTGCACCTCGGCGACCCAGACCGCCATCAACAACGCCGTCAGCCGCGGCACGACCGTCGTCGTGGCCGCCGGCAACGACAACGAGAACGTCTCCGGCCACTCGCCGGGCAACTGCAACAACATCATCTCGGTCGCCGCCACCAACCGCACCGGCGCCAAGGCCTCCTACTCCAACTACGGCTCCCTGGTGGACATCTCGGCGCCCGGTGGCCAGACCAGCACCGGCACCGCCAACGGCATTCTGTCCACGCTCAACTCCGGTGCCTCGACGCCGTCTTCGGAGTCGTACGCCTACTACCAGGGCACCAGCATGGCCACCCCGCACATCGCGGGCCTGGTCGCGCTGGTGAAGTCGGCCAACTCCTCGCTGACCCCGGCGCAGATCGAGACCGCCATCAAGAACAACGCCCGTCCGCTGCCGGGCGCCTGCTCCGGCGGCTGCGGCGCGGGCCTCGCGGACGCGGCGAAGACGGTCGCGGCCGTCAGCGGCGGCGGTACGACGACGGGGACGACCTTCTCCAACACCACCGCCGTCGCCGTCCCGGACAACGGCTCCGCGATCGAGTCCGCCATCACGGTCAGCGGCCGCACCGGCAACGCCCCCTCGACCCTCCAGGTCGGCGTCGACATCACCCACACCTACCGTGGTGACCTGGTGATCGGCCTCGTCGCCCCGGACGGCACGGTGTACAGCCTGAAGACGGCCAGCTCCTCCGACTCGGCCGACAACGTCAACACCACCTACACCGTGAACGCCTCCTCCGAGACCGCCAACGGCACCTGGAAGCTGCGCGTCCAGGACACGGCGGCGCAGGACACGGGCACGCTGAACAGCTGGAAGCTGACCTTCTGA
- a CDS encoding lytic polysaccharide monooxygenase: MPWTTARRTSAAVAALTPFLLTLFAAAPAQAHGAPTDPVSRVFACSPDGSSSGTAACRAAVAANGSPFTAWDNLRVANVNGRDRQTIPDGKLCSGGLPAYRGLDLARADWPATRLSPGASLTMKYVSTIPHTGTFRMYLTEPGYDPSKPLKWSDLPERPFAEVKDPALTDGAYRIRMTLPKDRTGRQVLYTIWQNSSTADTYYSCSDVVFPAAEDKSGDGAAAPAASPTRSRAAEKKPATSPAPSTPAATPTPAPSLARSAGAVAPDSTPVAADADGNSGPSAPVLAGGAAAVLVLTGGAALALRLRRR, from the coding sequence ATGCCCTGGACCACAGCCCGTCGTACGAGTGCGGCGGTCGCCGCCCTGACACCCTTCCTGCTGACCTTGTTCGCGGCGGCGCCCGCGCAGGCCCATGGCGCTCCCACGGATCCGGTGAGCCGGGTCTTCGCCTGCTCCCCCGACGGCAGTTCCTCGGGCACGGCCGCGTGCCGGGCGGCCGTGGCGGCGAACGGCTCGCCCTTCACGGCTTGGGACAACCTGCGGGTCGCGAACGTGAACGGCCGGGACCGGCAGACGATCCCGGACGGCAAGCTGTGCAGCGGTGGCCTGCCCGCCTACCGGGGCCTGGACCTGGCGCGCGCCGACTGGCCGGCGACCCGGCTGTCCCCCGGCGCGAGCCTGACCATGAAGTACGTCTCCACGATCCCGCACACCGGCACGTTCCGGATGTACCTCACCGAGCCCGGCTACGACCCGTCGAAGCCGCTGAAGTGGTCCGATCTGCCGGAGCGGCCGTTCGCCGAGGTGAAGGACCCGGCGCTCACGGACGGCGCCTACCGGATCAGGATGACGCTACCGAAGGACCGTACGGGGCGGCAGGTGCTGTACACGATCTGGCAGAACAGCAGTACGGCGGACACGTACTACTCGTGCTCGGACGTGGTGTTCCCGGCGGCCGAGGACAAGAGCGGGGACGGAGCCGCCGCCCCGGCCGCGTCGCCGACCAGGTCCCGGGCTGCGGAGAAGAAGCCGGCGACGAGTCCGGCGCCGTCCACTCCCGCCGCGACGCCCACGCCGGCTCCGTCCCTCGCCCGTTCCGCGGGCGCGGTGGCCCCCGACTCCACGCCGGTGGCCGCCGACGCGGACGGCAACTCCGGACCGTCCGCGCCCGTGCTTGCGGGCGGCGCCGCCGCGGTGCTGGTGCTCACCGGGGGCGCCGCCCTGGCGCTTCGTCTGCGCCGACGCTGA